The proteins below come from a single Drosophila suzukii chromosome X, CBGP_Dsuzu_IsoJpt1.0, whole genome shotgun sequence genomic window:
- the LOC108005343 gene encoding serine protease SP24D yields MLPFWTFLFLLCAAGSLGQVQAKSNDSVVEPRIVGGTRAKEGQFPHQISLRRRGGHTCGGSIISENYIVTAAHCVKQGSNVAPADQLSIQAGSLLLSSGGVVIPVATVTVHPNYKGNGYDVAVLRLKQSLNLGSNIAAIQLATDDPPTDATVDISGWGYISQKGPISNSLLYVQVKALSRETCQRHYLRQLPETTMCLMHPSNKGACYGDSGGPATYGGKLVGLASFVIGGCGRNAPDGYERVSKLRSWIREKASL; encoded by the exons ATGTTACCTTTCTGGACTTTTCTATTTCTGCTCTGTGCAGCTGGATCCTTAGGACAGGTTCAGGCCAAAAGTAACGATTCCGTAGTGGAACCCCGTATTGTGGGCGGAACCCGGGCGAAGGAGGGTCAATTTCCCCACCAGATCTCCCTACGCCGTCGAGGAGGTCACACTTGCGGTGGCTCCATAATATCGGAAAACTACATCGTCACCGCTGCACATTGCGTGAAGCAAGGGAGCAATGT AGCTCCGGCCGACCAGCTGTCTATCCAAGCGGGTAGCCTGCTCCTTTCGAGCGGAGGAGTTGTAATCCCGGTGGCCACTGTCACAGTGCATCCGAATTACAAGGGCAATGGCTACGATGTGGCCGTGCTCCGCCTGAAGCAATCGCTGAACCTTGGCTCCAACATAGCCGCCATCCAACTGGCCACCGATGATCCGCCCACCGATGCCACCGTGGACATCTCCGGCTGGGGATACATCTCCCAGAAGGGGCCGATCTCCAACTCCCTGCTGTATGTGCAGGTGAAGGCCCTGTCACGGGAAACCTGCCAGCGGCATTACCTCCGACAGCTGCCGGAGACCACGATGTGCCTGATGCACCCGAGCAACAAGGGCGCCTGCTATGGGGATTCCGGCGGACCGGCCACCTACGGGGGAAAGCTGGTCGGATTGGCCAGTTTCGTGATCGGCGGCTGCGGACGCAATGCTCCGGATGGCTACGAAAGGGTATCCAAGCTAAGGTCTTGGATCAGGGAGAAGGCCAGTTTGTAG